The following DNA comes from Curtobacterium sp. 9128.
ATCGTGTGCAGTCCGCGCGTCGCGGCGAGGTCGACGAACTGTTCCCCGATCGCGCGCGCCCGCTCGTGTTCGTCCGCGCCGGACGGCAGTCCGTCGAGCGTCTCCCGCCAGGCGTCGACGAGTGTGGCGAGCGTGGCGTCGAGCACCTCGAGGAAGAGCGTCTCCTTCGCCCCGAACATCCGGACCACGTACGGCTGGCTGATGCCGGCGGCCTTTGCGATCTGGTCCGTCGTCGTGCCGTGGTAGCCCTGTCGGCCGAACAGGTCCCGCGCGGCGTCGAGGATCATCGCCCGGCGTTCAGCAGCCGGCATCCGACCGGTCCGCGACACTGCGGCATCTGCTCCAGAAGTCATGGTTGACAGGTTATCAGTCGATTACTACAGTCGCCATCGTTAGTAATCATCCGATTACCTCAGAACGGATCTCCCGATGAAACGACGCATCCCCGTCTGGCTGGCGATCACCGCCGCGTCCCTCCCGATGTTCATGGCGACCCTCGACAACCTCGTCGTGACGAGCGCGCTCCCCGCGGTGCACGCGGACCTCGGTGCCTCCGTCGAGGAGCTGCAGTGGATCACCAACGCCTACACACTCGCCTTCGCCGCGCTGATGCTCCTCGCCGTCGGACTCGGCGACCGGCTCGGCCGACGGCACCTCTTCGTCGCGGGCATCACCGTGTTCACGATCTCGTCGGCCTT
Coding sequences within:
- a CDS encoding TetR/AcrR family transcriptional regulator, encoding MTSGADAAVSRTGRMPAAERRAMILDAARDLFGRQGYHGTTTDQIAKAAGISQPYVVRMFGAKETLFLEVLDATLATLVDAWRETLDGLPSGADEHERARAIGEQFVDLAATRGLHTMLLQAFVSGAEPAIGRAAREGFLGIYRFLRDEAGIPDEQVQGFLGSGMIFSVMLAIDMPARFDDDEDAAALLRATFGEKCMQVVALARAAA